From the bacterium genome, one window contains:
- a CDS encoding MFS transporter, producing METIKKEKNIKFIFRAFQYRNYRLFFGGQGISLIGTWMQQISLSWLVYRLTNSAFLLGVVGFSSNIPILLIEPFAGVLADRWNRRKILIVTQILSMLQALTLATLVLTGTIQVWHIILLGLFLGSINAFDIPARQSFIVEIVDKKEDLGNAIALNSTMFNSARLIGPSVAGILIAIAGEGVCFLINAVSYLAVIFALLAMRLNLPKIKTKKSFIFHEIKEGFSYVADSLPIKSIILLLGLVSFTGMSYPILMPIFAKKILHGGPHTLGFLMGAIGTGALIGAFYLASRKNVAGLGRIIPVATGIFSIGLISMSFSGVLWLSLILMSITGFGMIVQMASCNTVIQTIVDDNKRGRVMSFYIMAFMGTAPFGSLLAGTLASKIGAPHTLTINGVFCLIGSLLFASKIPALKKLHPEIYSLPFSKYANGKK from the coding sequence ATGGAAACAATTAAAAAAGAAAAAAACATAAAATTCATTTTCCGCGCATTCCAATACAGGAATTACCGCCTCTTTTTCGGAGGGCAGGGGATATCACTTATCGGAACGTGGATGCAACAGATTTCTTTAAGCTGGCTTGTATACCGTCTTACTAATTCGGCATTTTTGCTCGGTGTAGTCGGTTTCTCATCAAACATTCCAATTCTTCTAATAGAGCCATTTGCCGGGGTATTGGCAGACCGCTGGAATCGCAGGAAAATCTTAATCGTTACCCAGATTCTATCAATGTTACAGGCGTTGACTCTTGCGACTCTTGTTCTAACGGGAACAATTCAGGTATGGCATATAATACTTCTGGGGCTTTTTCTTGGTTCTATCAATGCTTTTGACATTCCCGCGAGACAATCTTTTATAGTAGAAATTGTAGACAAGAAAGAAGACTTGGGAAATGCCATTGCCCTAAATTCCACAATGTTCAACAGCGCCCGTCTTATCGGTCCGTCGGTAGCGGGTATACTAATTGCCATTGCAGGTGAAGGAGTATGTTTTCTCATTAATGCCGTAAGTTATCTTGCTGTCATTTTTGCTCTATTAGCTATGAGACTCAATCTCCCAAAAATAAAAACCAAAAAGAGTTTTATCTTCCACGAAATAAAAGAAGGTTTCTCTTACGTTGCAGATTCTCTGCCTATCAAATCAATCATACTGTTACTCGGTTTGGTTAGTTTTACGGGAATGTCTTATCCTATTCTTATGCCTATTTTTGCAAAAAAGATTCTTCATGGCGGGCCTCATACGCTTGGTTTCCTTATGGGAGCCATAGGAACAGGCGCTTTAATCGGCGCTTTTTATCTTGCATCAAGAAAAAACGTGGCCGGGCTTGGCAGGATTATTCCGGTAGCTACGGGAATATTCAGCATAGGACTTATTTCAATGTCTTTCTCCGGAGTGTTATGGTTATCTTTAATTCTGATGTCCATAACGGGTTTCGGGATGATAGTTCAGATGGCATCCTGTAATACGGTTATACAAACTATCGTAGATGACAACAAAAGAGGCAGGGTTATGAGTTTTTACATAATGGCGTTTATGGGAACGGCTCCTTTTGGAAGTCTTCTTGCAGGAACGTTGGCAAGCAAAATCGGCGCGCCTCATACCTTAACAATAAACGGAGTTTTTTGTTTAATCGGTTCTCTGTTGTTTGCGAGTAAAATTCCCGCCCTAAAAAAACTCCATCCCGAAATATATTCTCTTCCTTTTAGCAAGTATGCTAACGGGAAAAAATAA
- a CDS encoding secondary thiamine-phosphate synthase enzyme YjbQ produces MSEFTIKTSSHQELIDITHEVKNIVRESGIKDGFCIIFIPHATAGVILNENADPNIKIDFLNALNKAIPESANYLHDNIDGNAAAHIKSSIVGPSITIPIKNNQLLLGTWQDIMFCEFDGPRSSRKVTVHIY; encoded by the coding sequence ATGAGCGAATTCACGATAAAAACATCCTCTCATCAGGAACTTATAGACATAACTCACGAGGTAAAAAATATTGTCCGGGAGTCGGGAATAAAGGACGGCTTTTGTATTATATTTATTCCACACGCAACAGCAGGAGTAATTCTAAATGAAAATGCCGACCCTAATATTAAAATTGATTTCTTAAATGCTCTAAATAAAGCCATCCCGGAGAGCGCAAATTACTTACACGACAACATAGACGGCAATGCCGCCGCTCATATAAAATCTTCAATTGTAGGGCCATCCATAACTATTCCCATAAAAAACAATCAATTATTACTTGGCACATGGCAGGATATTATGTTTTGTGAATTTGATGGCCCACGCTCATCAAGAAAGGTAACCGTCCACATATATTGA
- a CDS encoding capsule assembly Wzi family protein: MTVLILWLFSTLWHEDWTNAGIDELLIRTKEKPTVFTGTVPLGRAELSHFLNNVSSATTPELWLKEKLERELDNYERFEYSAGIISDSSTREATLIGKGVHTSFLTVFVEPMAKFNASNEYPTNLWQDFVGCEYLKGYIKLSGFGTSITLGREPIKWGPSPRNNLILSGNAPPFDMVKLNYSNSKFKFSFLGTLLDSLLGCNRYLTGHRLEYKINNPLYIGISEIALFGGKNKLPDLYYFNPVFIYYPYQWNRPSEVNILWSMDFKLLLNQIGIYGEFLIDDTPYSETEVGDRPKIGINTGVQWAVGKNYFLAEYTNVTRWTYDHLHPWQQYTYLGYGIGHPSGPDFDETFLGINHHFSKSVDFLLDYTLFRKGEGTINEPYPVLPNHFPSDYWLTGTLKYANKIELGMQIHKTFTVSCKAGYIISEGNNTPVFSVFLHNISKAVL; this comes from the coding sequence ATGACAGTTCTGATACTCTGGCTTTTTTCAACACTCTGGCATGAAGACTGGACGAACGCAGGTATTGATGAGTTATTAATCCGAACGAAAGAAAAGCCTACCGTTTTTACCGGCACCGTTCCACTTGGCAGGGCTGAGTTATCTCATTTTCTTAACAATGTAAGCTCCGCAACTACTCCCGAATTATGGCTTAAAGAAAAATTAGAAAGAGAACTGGATAATTACGAAAGGTTTGAATATTCCGCCGGAATAATATCGGATTCTTCCACAAGAGAAGCCACATTAATAGGAAAAGGCGTCCACACTTCATTTTTGACGGTTTTTGTAGAACCTATGGCAAAGTTTAATGCCAGCAATGAATATCCGACAAACCTATGGCAAGATTTTGTAGGCTGTGAATACTTGAAAGGATATATTAAACTTTCAGGGTTCGGGACTTCTATAACCCTTGGACGCGAACCCATAAAATGGGGACCTTCTCCAAGAAACAATTTAATTCTGTCTGGGAACGCACCTCCTTTTGATATGGTTAAATTAAATTACTCTAATTCTAAGTTTAAGTTTTCGTTTTTAGGAACGCTTCTTGATTCATTATTAGGGTGTAACAGATATCTTACGGGACACAGATTAGAGTATAAAATTAATAATCCTCTTTATATCGGGATTTCTGAGATAGCTTTATTCGGAGGTAAAAACAAACTTCCGGATTTATACTATTTCAATCCTGTTTTTATTTATTATCCATATCAATGGAATCGTCCTTCGGAAGTTAACATATTATGGAGTATGGATTTTAAATTACTACTAAACCAAATAGGAATTTACGGCGAGTTTTTAATAGACGATACTCCATATTCAGAGACAGAGGTTGGCGACCGTCCTAAAATCGGAATAAATACCGGAGTACAGTGGGCTGTAGGCAAAAATTATTTTCTTGCAGAATATACCAACGTAACGAGATGGACTTATGACCATCTACATCCATGGCAACAATATACATATCTCGGTTATGGGATAGGACATCCTTCCGGACCCGATTTTGACGAAACGTTTTTGGGAATCAATCACCATTTTTCCAAAAGTGTAGATTTTCTTTTGGATTATACTCTATTCCGCAAGGGGGAAGGAACAATAAATGAACCTTACCCGGTTCTACCAAATCATTTCCCATCTGATTACTGGTTAACGGGAACTCTCAAATATGCAAATAAAATAGAACTCGGAATGCAAATCCATAAAACTTTTACTGTGTCCTGTAAAGCAGGTTATATTATATCTGAAGGCAACAATACTCCCGTATTTTCTGTCTTTTTACACAATATTTCAAAAGCTGTTCTATGA